The DNA sequence GTTGCTTGAGGATCTCGATGCTCTTGCTGGAACCATTGCATACAAGGtattcataattaattaattttttgttgttgcaatTACTACAACACGGTACACCTATGTACGTGTTTATGGTCAAAGGTTAGAGATGAGAATCAAGCACCAACTATTAGAAATGATATTCTAGTTGTTACACACAGCACTGCTGCAATGAAGATGGCACAACAAGGCCTCTACTCTTGGTGACTGCTTCGGTTGACAAGATGGTTCTCAAGAAACCTATTCGTGATGACATAGATTTGAGTTTAGTTGGCGCTGTCGCATGGGTTGGCAGGTCATCCATGGAGATTCAACTCCATGTCACGCAATCCACGGATGGTACTTGCATTCTCAATCTGGTTTCTTGATACTAGATCACTCTGGTTTTCTTTGTCTTGTCTCAAGATCATGAGtagctttttgtttttgtttttttgttctgACTATGGAACATGACTTGCAGGGACTCCATCTTCATCAGAGTCCGTTGCTCTTATAGCAAACTTCACATTTGTGGCCCGTGATTCTAAGACTGGAAAATCAGCTCCTGTTAACCAAATCACACCTGAgactgaaaaagaaaagttgcTATGGGAAGCAGCGGATAAAAGGAATGAaatgaggaaaaaaaagagaggagaacATAAAATAGATATCGAGGATAAGGACAAAAACAGACTCAATGCCTTGTTAGCTGAAGGTCGAGTCTTCTGTGACATGCCAGCGCTGGCAGACCGAGATAGCATTCTTATCAGGGATACTTGCCTCCAGAACTCTTTTATATGCCAGCCACAGCAAAGGAATATCCATGGTCGAATCTTTGGAGGATTTTTAATGCGGAGAGCGTTTGAACTGGCATTCTCAACAACTTATGCTTTTGCTGGTGCAGCACCACACTTTCTAGAAGTTGATCATGTTGATTTCGTTAGACCTGTAAGTTACCTATAAGAATCTTCTATCCAACTTGACTTGGCTACTATGAACAGTGAATTTTGTGTGTTTTGAGACTTGCTCTGTTGCATCAGTATCATAAAAGAGTGATAAAGAATATGCACATATTAGTTTAGATTGAACTTATCATATCTTATTTGTTGCATTGCACTATGAGCAAGCACAAGTGCTAAGAAGATGAAATACTAAGTTCCCAGATTATCTTAAAGGTTATTCTGAATGTTATCTCAATATAATTGTTTGGaaattttattttaggattctaGTATGTTTTTGCTAATCGGATTCAGTATGGTTGTTTAAACCAGCAGTTTAATATAACAATCGAACTCTCTTTGCTAACTATTGAGACACGTTGCTTCAAAAGTTGCTTTGCACTCTTATTAGTCTTCTTTCTATGTGATCATGGTTTGGCAAACCATTTAATCTTCCGTCAAACAGAAATTAATACTATGGAGCCACTAGTATCAATGATAGACAAACTTTAAAAGCAGATTTCTCAAACTCATAGCAGGCAGAGTACAAAGTTTTCATCAGATGTCGGTCATATATGATTGTGGAATTGTAATATTTATGTTTGCTGATGCAGGTGGATGTAGGTAATTTCCTCCGTCTGAAGTCTTGTGTTCTATATACAGAACTTGAGAACCCTTCTGAACCTCTGATAAATGTGGAAGTTGTTGCTCATGTTACACAGCCTGAGCTCAGGTCCAGTGAGGTGAGCACATGGGTTGACATGCTGAAGTTAGCTTTTGCAAAAGCCCTGTAAAACAGAACTAGCTTCACTGAATCCACTAACAAAGCAACCCCCACCCCAAATAAGTCTAAAGGAATTGTATATATAGGATGGGTTTGAAGAAAAAATCCCTGTGAAAATAAAAATGGGATTTCTATTATTCCTGCTTGGCTTGGGGTAGGAATATCTAGATCTAATATTGACTTTGGTTCATGTTCTGCTATTCAACAGGTGTCTAACAAATTCTACTTCACATTTTCTGTACATCCCGAGGCCGTGAAAGATGGTGTCCGGATTCGCAATGTTGTTCCCGCTACAGAAGAGGAAGCACTGCGTGTGATTGAACGTATCGATGCAGAGAACTCCCATATTGCTGCATCATGAATATGCAGGGAAAGCAAGCATTAGCGGAAATCAGACAGCTCTAGTGTCAAGTGATGTCATTCTGAAGTAAACTTGGCCGGGACAGATTTTGTCATGCACTCTTTGTGTTCGTATTAAAAGAATAAAAGCTccatttcttttccttgatttccCTCGAATAATGATATTCGTATTTAGCAATTTGTACTTCTGGGTTCGGTTAATGGCAGTCAGCCATTGTGAATAAATGGTCACCAGAATAAGGGCTTGAGTTACTCCTCCATACATTAGATATTGAACAATCATGTCTATACTAGTAAACGGGGAAAGAAAGGGGGAAAATTTCAGTTACTGACAACAAGCTTACATAAGACTACCAGATGTACACCAGATCAAATTAACTGTGCCACCACTACAGTTTTATTTTCTGATCTAATCCCCTCTCTATATATTACACAAGACTAACGGTTCCAAAATCTTGTGTTTGTATATATAAGTACAAGAAAGGTGCCGAACCAAAAAAGATAATCACCTTATCAGCTTTCAGCAAACCCCATGCAGATTAACATCCATGAACATCCATGCAACCAAGCACTGAAATCTAAGATCAAGGCAAGGTTTCATCATCCGAGGAACCATAATGCTGCTTTGTACTTGCTCCAGGAAAAACTGGTGGAACGGTTGGATTCATGACAATTGGAAATTGACGGGCAGACCCAACTATAGTTCTTTCATTAACTTTGCCAACTACCTTGCATGCCTGATCTAGAATTGAAAGGAAGTCTCTCACCACCGTGAAAATCCGGAAAGGATGAGCTTCTTCTTTAGCCGAGTTCCCATGGAAATATTCTGTTATTTCCTTCACCATACAGAATGCAAGTTTCTCTCGAGCTTGAATCATCACAATCTCTTCACTTGCCTTCTTCAAGAACCCATTCATGGAGTCGAAGAACTTCTGGCTACTCTCCTTCAATGCACTTCCTTCAATTAATTTTACAACTTCTTCAATCTTTGTAATTCCCCCAGCAATCTTTGCTACTTCGTTGCTCAGTACATCCGAATCCATACCAGCAGCTTTCTTTACATTGATGAGCTCTCCACTCAATCCTGAAACAACTTGCAGGCCACGCTTCCTAAACTCCACATCATCCCGGAAAGAAGATTGTTGACTGCTCTCAGCCATTTCATCCTGATTCATGCCCGAAAGACGAGAACCTTCAGCTCTGATGATCTCCTGTACTACAAAATGCAACAGAGTAGTTTTTCCATCAGTGCCCTTCACATCTACCAGCTTCAGGAGTGTGTCGAGCTTGAAGGCATGAGCATCGCCACGGTTGGTGCCGACATTCATGCGGTTCCCAGTTTTGAGCACCGCTTCAAGAAGCTTAAAGAACATTCTGCTGTTCTTCAATTCTTCACAAGCTGCCTGAAAGAGAGGGAGTTATGTTGGCAGTGGCTGGTAAAGTTTATGCAAATCAAATCAAGTAGAGTTAAAAAGCATATGTGATAATGTGAAGAATACCAACTGCAATTAAGAGATACTTGAATCATGTACTTTACTGTTCTTTGGATAGTCGGAAATTTAGATTAGTTGAGATGACAAAAAGACACAGCAGGGGAACATGGATTATAATTAAAAGAACAAAATCATTACACTGGCCAGAAAAATCTATGCAAGGATGTATACTATTCAAATATACCTCTGAAATTTATCTCAAATTGCACCATATCTGATTTTTGTCTTGATTAAGGGGAGGTTGAAAAGCAATTAAGGATAAGCCTGGGGTCACGGGATCAAACACATCATACGCTAAAGAAAATGTCAATATGCAGCAACTTTACATGCAAATTCAAACTAAAGAAGAAAAGTAAAACATAGTCCCCTTTTTTCACTATTCAACTTTTGACTTGTTTAATGAGAATGAGCTCATCATAGCCTCACCACCACTTGTGTAACAGAGAACTCATTATAGCTATATCCAAGAAGAAATTTGAAAACTGGGACAGAGCAAGTGCTTGGGTGATAGGCcaagttgtttttgttttgaacgCCACAACATAAAGCACAATGAAGAACTGGGGGAGCATGTGGTTATTTACCTCCAATGTCTCAAAAGACCTTTTAAGATAGTCTACTTCTGAATCAAAATTGGCAATGTACAGCATTGCATCCACCCTCTTAAATGCATAAGGTACATCAAGCACTGCCTTCAGAAATTTCTCAGCTGGGCCAAGCTTAAATGGTGATTCATCTTTGAACTCTTTTAGCTTCCATTCTTCCTCTTTGGTTGGAGCCATCTTTAATAAACTTTCAAGAAGTTCCGTTCCGAGAGAATCTGAATTACCTGCTTGCAAGTTTAGCAATTATGAAGGATTCTAGAGAGTTATAAAGCATATTTGATGCTTCGAAATTTCAGTTTATACTACAACTTAAAAACTGCTTGGGTGCATGTAATGCATCAAGAGCAGTTTTCAAACTTCATCCTACATTGCCACATGCAGCATTGCTAATTCCAAATTAAGAAACTAAAAAAGGACAAACTGAGGAACAACTGGATTGAGTGAGGCATGCCTTAAAATATATTTGCAAAACACCACACACTTGCAGAAACTTGTACCCATCTAGTATATTATTTAGTGTTTAGGTTTAGTTACCTTCCAAGAGGAACAACTGGATTGAGTGAGGCATGCCTTAAAATATATTTGCAAAACACCACACACTTGCAGAAACTTGTACCCATCTAGTATATTATTTAGTGTTTAGGTTTAGTTACCTTCCAAGAGGAACAACTGGATTGAGTGAGGCATGCCTTAAAATATATTTGCAAAACACCACACACTTGCAGAAACTTGTACCCATCCAATATATTATTTAGTGTTTAGGTTAGTTACCTTCCAAGAGGGCCTCACAGACTTCATCAATGGTAACATTGAGCGCCCTCAACAAAATTGCAATATTCTGAGACTTCTTTGGATCCAGCACACGGTTCTCCTGATTCAAAGAGGGCAGAATCTGTCGCCGAGCATTTTCTTTTggtgtcaaatttgaattgttTACCACAAAAAGTGTCTCGATCATTTCCTCATTCAGCCTGCAGATCAAAACAAGCTCTATAAACTCAAAAGCAAAAATAAGCACTTTATTGATTAAAAAGCAAGATGCCAAGATCAATGAAACATCTATCATTCTATCCCATATCAAAAGGAAAGAAGTGTGGTTATTGACTTACTGAAAGGAGCTCGATTTTAACTGATCCCACACCATAGCGCGGTCTGAGCTGGCCCTAACTTTGTCCCAATGTAAAGGCTTCAACTTTGGCCTAGGAGTTTCCTCACTTTTTTCCTCAATGTCATTCTTCTGTGATGGTTCACCAGCCAAAACTGGTCCCGTATTCTCAACCACACGAGCCCCGGAAGGCGTGACAAGAACAGGTGGACCTGCATTCGCCACCGGAGTCGCTGAAGCTTCCCAATACCTGGGTGGTGGCGGTGGAGGAGGCGGCGGAGGCAGTCTTATTGGAACAAACCGCTTAGGAGCACTATTGTTTCTCACTAGAGACTGCTTCATCTGCGTCAAAAAGTCAGGGGAACTCTGCACATTCCCTGAAACTCTCTCTGATAAAGTAGACGACGAAGACAATGACCGGGACACTGCCACCGGAATCGGAGCAGGCCGAGACGGTGCCATGAAATTGATCACAGAGTCCGGCGAGTTCGATTTCAAGCTTGTGGGACTAAAGTTCAACTGTGGTGAGACAGTGTTGGACACAGAACTTACCGGAGAAGCAGATTTTGAACATGGGTATGATGCAGTTCTTGAATTGAAGCTCCTGCTTCCAAAGTTGTCGCCTTCTACAGCCTTGAGCACTCTATCTGAGCTTGCTCCGGCGACGTTTTTCGGACTCGCAGAAGACCCTCTCGGAGAAAAGAACTCGTCTTCCCCTTCATCATCGTCGGAACCCAGTTCGTGCTTGTAGCTCCGTCGTATGAAATTGTCCTTGGGAAGTGGAGGAAGCGGCGTCAGCTCCGGCGAGCCTAGCTTCTGATACGGCGAGCCAGATCGGCTTGAAACCCCGAACTTGGAGCTGGCATTGCTCGTGGTGGCGACGCTTTGTTCGTCGTTTCCCTGAGCGTTGGATAATGTGCCGAGGTAGAGGAAGTTCTCGGTGGTTCTGTTGGGCGTGGTACGCTGCTTGTGCACTCCGTCGGAGGTGACGGTGTTGGGCGGGAACAGGCGGAGGCTGTCGGTTCTGGAGGCCTTGTCGTCGGCCGAGGTCGGGTCGAGCTTCCGGCGCCGGCGGTGGAGTAAAAAAGCAGCGGCGAAGGCGATGATGAGTGCAGCGGTGACGGAGACCGAGACGGCGATGGCGATGACGTGGCGGTGGGGGGAGGAGGAAGAGGGTTGGGGGAAAAGGATGGAGGAAATGTTGGCGGGGAAGGAGGTGAGGGCTGTTGGGGAGGGAGGAGGCGGTGTGGGTTTGATGGAGGGAAAGAAGGGTTTGTTATTATCAGGTGGCGTCGAGGAGGAGGATGAGCCGGAGGAGAAGGGCATTTTGGGAATTTGAGAGGAGTGAGGAGAGGGAGATGGTGGTTGGGTTGGAGGGTTTGATTCAACTGGGAAGAAGGGCTGGTGGAGGAGGTGGCGGTGACAAGTGGCGGTGGTGAAGCGGAGGAGGAAGATGATCAGAGTGAGAGTACTGAGAGCTGCCATTGGAGCTGGAAAAGGAAGTGTCTTTTTAGTTTTaactctgtttctctctctgaaaagaagtaaaagtttgaaactttggaGACTAGTGATATGGTTAGAGAGAGAATATGATGTTCATTATTGCTGGTGATTGGTTCTTGGAGCTGAAAATGCAGTTAGCGATGGATGGTGGAAGAGATTGCAGAGCAGCTCAATAAGTGCGAGGCTGAGGAAAGAATGTTCTGGGTTTCTCTATCTggagagatggagatggagagggTCTACAATCTACATGGTGGTGG is a window from the Rosa chinensis cultivar Old Blush chromosome 2, RchiOBHm-V2, whole genome shotgun sequence genome containing:
- the LOC112186443 gene encoding acyl-coenzyme A thioesterase 9, mitochondrial, translating into MMIPLLRNRNSKSCSSLQAIASYLTLTLNANPTQTRTLPNSPKPLCSYRPFSTAKNSDDEPIPIPAVESIDAGSSIRKPISLWPGTYHSPVTSALWEARSNIFDRPTTPQSEFVTRTPAQSRTSILYKFSTDFVLREQYRNPWNGVRIGKLLEDLDALAGTIAYKHCCNEDGTTRPLLLVTASVDKMVLKKPIRDDIDLSLVGAVAWVGRSSMEIQLHVTQSTDGTPSSSESVALIANFTFVARDSKTGKSAPVNQITPETEKEKLLWEAADKRNEMRKKKRGEHKIDIEDKDKNRLNALLAEGRVFCDMPALADRDSILIRDTCLQNSFICQPQQRNIHGRIFGGFLMRRAFELAFSTTYAFAGAAPHFLEVDHVDFVRPVDVGNFLRLKSCVLYTELENPSEPLINVEVVAHVTQPELRSSEVSNKFYFTFSVHPEAVKDGVRIRNVVPATEEEALRVIERIDAENSHIAAS
- the LOC112186442 gene encoding formin-like protein 2, which codes for MAALSTLTLIIFLLRFTTATCHRHLLHQPFFPVESNPPTQPPSPSPHSSQIPKMPFSSGSSSSSTPPDNNKPFFPSIKPTPPPPSPTALTSFPANISSILFPQPSSSSPHRHVIAIAVSVSVTAALIIAFAAAFLLHRRRRKLDPTSADDKASRTDSLRLFPPNTVTSDGVHKQRTTPNRTTENFLYLGTLSNAQGNDEQSVATTSNASSKFGVSSRSGSPYQKLGSPELTPLPPLPKDNFIRRSYKHELGSDDDEGEDEFFSPRGSSASPKNVAGASSDRVLKAVEGDNFGSRSFNSRTASYPCSKSASPVSSVSNTVSPQLNFSPTSLKSNSPDSVINFMAPSRPAPIPVAVSRSLSSSSTLSERVSGNVQSSPDFLTQMKQSLVRNNSAPKRFVPIRLPPPPPPPPPPRYWEASATPVANAGPPVLVTPSGARVVENTGPVLAGEPSQKNDIEEKSEETPRPKLKPLHWDKVRASSDRAMVWDQLKSSSFQLNEEMIETLFVVNNSNLTPKENARRQILPSLNQENRVLDPKKSQNIAILLRALNVTIDEVCEALLEGNSDSLGTELLESLLKMAPTKEEEWKLKEFKDESPFKLGPAEKFLKAVLDVPYAFKRVDAMLYIANFDSEVDYLKRSFETLEAACEELKNSRMFFKLLEAVLKTGNRMNVGTNRGDAHAFKLDTLLKLVDVKGTDGKTTLLHFVVQEIIRAEGSRLSGMNQDEMAESSQQSSFRDDVEFRKRGLQVVSGLSGELINVKKAAGMDSDVLSNEVAKIAGGITKIEEVVKLIEGSALKESSQKFFDSMNGFLKKASEEIVMIQAREKLAFCMVKEITEYFHGNSAKEEAHPFRIFTVVRDFLSILDQACKVVGKVNERTIVGSARQFPIVMNPTVPPVFPGASTKQHYGSSDDETLP